Proteins found in one candidate division WOR-3 bacterium genomic segment:
- a CDS encoding phosphate acyltransferase yields the protein MEPIKSLDEMVKIVRERPSKRLVVANGHDPHTIEATYRAAREKLVNVTLVGDKEKIEKLSSEKKLDISIFEIIDIKDVWEAGELARNMVIEGRADILMKGLIPTDIYMKIILHGKEGLLRKGNILSHVAVVEVPNWPRLLFISDIAVIPAPNENQKTQMLKYAIKVAHAFGLKTPKAALIAATERVSDKMQATLEAANIAQRAEKGEIPDAIVDGPLAIDLAVSKEACEIKGFKSKICGDADILIFPCIESANVFFKTLTEFAGASLAGIVMGTSYPCVLTSRADSEKSKFYSIALAAFLERTDV from the coding sequence ATGGAGCCTATAAAGAGCCTTGATGAAATGGTAAAAATTGTTAGGGAGAGACCTTCTAAAAGACTTGTTGTTGCAAATGGGCATGATCCTCATACGATTGAAGCAACTTATAGGGCTGCTCGTGAGAAATTGGTAAATGTAACTTTAGTAGGAGATAAAGAGAAAATAGAAAAACTATCCTCCGAAAAAAAATTGGATATTTCTATTTTTGAGATTATTGATATTAAAGATGTATGGGAAGCTGGGGAGTTGGCAAGAAATATGGTGATTGAAGGGAGAGCCGATATTTTAATGAAGGGTCTTATACCAACAGATATTTATATGAAAATTATTCTTCATGGAAAAGAAGGACTTCTCCGGAAAGGAAACATCCTTTCTCATGTGGCTGTCGTTGAGGTTCCGAATTGGCCAAGACTTTTGTTTATTTCTGATATTGCTGTTATACCTGCTCCCAATGAAAATCAAAAAACTCAAATGTTAAAATATGCTATAAAAGTGGCTCATGCATTTGGACTTAAGACTCCAAAAGCTGCTCTTATAGCTGCAACTGAGAGAGTTTCAGATAAAATGCAGGCTACTCTTGAGGCGGCAAACATTGCCCAAAGAGCAGAGAAAGGAGAAATACCAGATGCGATTGTGGATGGACCTTTAGCTATTGATCTTGCTGTGAGTAAAGAAGCTTGTGAAATAAAAGGATTTAAATCAAAAATCTGTGGAGATGCAGATATATTGATTTTCCCGTGTATTGAATCTGCTAATGTGTTTTTTAAAACTCTTACTGAGTTTGCCGGTGCTTCACTTGCTGGAATTGTAATGGGGACTTCCTATCCTTGTGTTCTAACCTCAAGAGCAGACTCCGAGAAGTCGAAATTCTATTCTATAGCACTGGCTGCTTTTTTAGAAAGAACTGATGTTTAA
- a CDS encoding beta-ketoacyl-ACP synthase III, translated as MFNIKITGTGSYLPEKVLTNFDLEKIVDTSNEWITTRTGIKERHIAAEDEATSDLTVKAGEKALQMAGLSPKDLDAIIVATITPDTLFPATACWVMEKLGAIPGIPAFDISAACSGYLYGLILSGALIEGGIANRVLLCGSEVLSRITNWEDRSTCVLFGDGAGCTVIEKSNGTSGLLSYVWGADGKLGELLIQPAGGTRLPASKETIEKKLHFISMQGNEVFKHAVTKMKKAALDSLRKAKIKGEEVDLYVPHQANIRIIEATIKRAGIPMEKTVVTIDKTGNMSAASIPVGIDWAVREGRLKRGDILLSTAFGGGFTWGGIILRW; from the coding sequence ATGTTTAATATAAAAATTACTGGCACAGGTTCTTATCTCCCTGAGAAAGTTTTAACAAATTTTGATCTTGAGAAGATAGTGGATACATCTAATGAATGGATTACAACAAGAACAGGAATAAAAGAAAGGCATATTGCAGCAGAAGATGAAGCCACCTCCGATTTGACTGTTAAAGCAGGAGAGAAAGCTCTCCAGATGGCTGGGCTTTCTCCTAAGGATTTAGACGCTATTATTGTAGCAACAATCACTCCGGATACTCTATTTCCTGCAACCGCCTGTTGGGTTATGGAGAAACTTGGAGCAATACCTGGAATTCCTGCTTTTGATATAAGTGCCGCTTGTTCGGGTTATTTATATGGGCTTATTTTAAGTGGAGCTCTTATAGAAGGAGGGATTGCTAATAGAGTTCTTCTTTGTGGGAGTGAAGTCTTGTCAAGAATTACAAACTGGGAGGATCGTTCTACCTGTGTCCTTTTTGGAGATGGAGCTGGTTGCACTGTTATTGAAAAATCAAATGGTACTTCGGGTTTACTGTCCTATGTCTGGGGAGCAGATGGAAAATTAGGAGAACTTCTAATTCAACCTGCGGGTGGGACAAGATTACCCGCAAGCAAAGAGACGATAGAAAAAAAACTTCATTTTATCTCAATGCAGGGAAACGAGGTTTTTAAACACGCTGTTACAAAGATGAAAAAAGCAGCTCTTGATTCTTTAAGAAAAGCTAAAATAAAAGGAGAAGAAGTAGATTTATATGTTCCTCATCAGGCCAATATAAGAATAATTGAGGCTACGATAAAAAGAGCAGGAATTCCTATGGAGAAAACAGTTGTCACTATTGATAAAACTGGAAATATGTCAGCAGCTTCCATACCAGTTGGAATTGATTGGGCAGTAAGAGAAGGTAGACTTAAGAGAGGAGATATTCTTCTTTCCACAGCTTTCGGCGGTGGTTTTACATGGGGAGGGATAATTCTAAGGTGGTAA